One window of the Gimesia sp. genome contains the following:
- the atpD gene encoding F0F1 ATP synthase subunit beta, with the protein MQQTVLKHDLNLGSILSIRGSVIDAVFPHRLPAVQSELHAGPHQEIIIEVLTQLDSQTVRGIALTSTRGLARGSQILNTGHPLKVPVGQQLLGRMLNVFGEPIDQGAAIEEADWRSIHHPSPALVERPPRSEIFKTGIKAIDLLAPLERGGKAGLFGGAGVGKTVLITELIHNVVGAHKGVSLFCGIGERCREAEELYREMKDAGVLDNTVMVFGQMNEPPGARFRVGHAALTMAEYFRDEQHQDVLLLIDNIFRFIQAGTEVSGLMGELPSRVGYQPTLASDLAELEERICTTTSGSITSVQAVYVPADDFTDPSAVHTFAHLSTSVVLSRKRASEGLYPAIDLLNSSSKMLMPPIVGDHHYQVAQSVRSTLANYEDLKDIIAMLGLEELSREDRRTVNRARRLERFLTQPFFSTEQFTGYEGKFVSLDDTLDGCERILNDEFQDVSERTLYMIGSIDEVASKQKESRK; encoded by the coding sequence ATGCAGCAGACAGTCTTGAAGCACGACCTGAACCTGGGTTCGATTCTCTCCATTAGAGGCAGCGTTATTGACGCTGTTTTCCCACACCGTCTGCCAGCAGTCCAAAGTGAGTTGCACGCCGGTCCGCACCAGGAAATCATCATCGAGGTGCTTACACAGCTTGACAGTCAGACCGTGCGTGGCATTGCCTTAACGTCCACTCGCGGTCTGGCACGGGGCTCTCAGATTCTTAATACGGGACATCCCCTAAAAGTCCCCGTGGGTCAACAGTTGTTAGGCCGCATGCTGAACGTCTTTGGCGAACCCATTGATCAGGGGGCAGCCATCGAAGAGGCCGACTGGCGTTCGATCCATCATCCTTCCCCGGCACTGGTGGAACGGCCACCACGTTCCGAAATCTTCAAAACCGGGATCAAAGCCATTGATTTGCTGGCCCCGCTCGAACGGGGCGGAAAGGCGGGGCTGTTCGGCGGCGCGGGTGTCGGGAAAACCGTGTTGATCACCGAACTGATTCATAACGTCGTCGGTGCTCATAAAGGGGTCAGTCTCTTTTGTGGTATCGGGGAACGCTGTCGTGAAGCGGAAGAACTCTACCGCGAAATGAAAGATGCAGGCGTGCTCGATAATACGGTCATGGTTTTCGGCCAGATGAATGAACCGCCGGGTGCCCGCTTCCGTGTGGGTCATGCTGCTTTGACGATGGCTGAGTATTTTCGGGATGAACAGCACCAGGATGTCCTGTTGCTCATCGACAATATTTTTCGCTTCATCCAGGCAGGGACCGAGGTCTCGGGTTTGATGGGCGAACTCCCGTCGCGCGTCGGTTATCAGCCCACGCTCGCTTCGGACCTGGCAGAACTCGAAGAACGAATTTGCACGACAACCAGCGGTTCGATTACTTCGGTACAGGCGGTTTATGTACCCGCGGATGACTTTACCGACCCTTCCGCGGTCCATACTTTTGCCCACTTGTCGACTTCGGTTGTGCTCTCCCGTAAACGTGCCTCAGAAGGACTCTATCCCGCAATCGACCTGCTGAACTCCAGCTCCAAAATGCTGATGCCACCGATTGTCGGCGATCATCATTACCAGGTTGCGCAATCCGTAAGAAGCACCCTCGCAAACTATGAAGATCTGAAAGATATCATCGCCATGCTGGGGCTGGAGGAACTCTCCCGTGAAGACCGACGGACTGTGAATCGCGCCCGTCGCCTGGAACGGTTTTTGACTCAACCCTTCTTCAGCACCGAACAGTTTACGGGCTATGAGGGTAAGTTTGTTTCACTGGACGATACCCTGGATGGCTGTGAACGCATTCTTAATGATGAGTTTCAGGATGTCTCCGAACGCACACTCTACATGATTGGTTCGATCGACGAGGTCGCCTCAAAACAAAAGGAGTCCAGGAAATGA
- the ppsA gene encoding phosphoenolpyruvate synthase, giving the protein MAAQEPLVLWFEQIGIDDVSSVGGKNASLGEMYCNLSARGIAVPNGFATTAAAYRLFMSETGLDQKIREILDDLDTANISNLQSHGREVRQAILATEIPEELRKVIFQAYRKLSADIEGGLDVAVRSSATAEDLPDASFAGQQESYLNVHGESSLLDTCRRCFASLFTDRAISYRTEKGFDHFDIALSIGIQRMVRSDESASGVMFSIDTETGFRQAVLINAAYGLGENVVQGSVNPDEFYVFKPTLKEGFKPILKKTLGSKEFKLIYDTGGEKMTRNVPVDPVDRKRFAIDDEDILNLARWACLIEEHYSEVRGHFCPMDIEWAKDGLTDELFIVQARPETIHGGKELKVLKTFHLKEHGHVLATGHSVGERIGHGVARVVESAENLDQVEEGDVLVTDRTDPDWEPIMKKASAIVTNRGGRTCHAAIISRELGVPAIVGAENATTAIPSGSMVTVSCAEGDTGQVYDGQLDYEVQEVDLSELKHPKTKVMMIVGNPNEAFRLSMLPSEGVGLARMEFIINSFIRIHPMALLEYDKLDDPILKSEIDRLTASYSDKPAFFVDTLAQGVGMIAGAFYPRDVIVRMSDFKTNEYANLIGGEKYEPEEENPMIGFRGASRYYHPRYRDAFGLECQAMRKVREEMGLKNMKLMIPFCRTVEEGRKVLEVMADHGLKRGEDGLEIYIMCEIPSNVIQAEAFAEIFDGFSIGSNDLTQLTLGVDRDSEVVAHIFDERDPAVMDSLATAIQRVKASGRKIGICGQAPSDYPEIAAFLVKQGIDSISLNPDAVMKTVSRIVEVEAELDSQGSASQTRSDVTV; this is encoded by the coding sequence ATGGCGGCACAGGAACCATTGGTATTGTGGTTTGAGCAGATCGGAATTGATGATGTCTCTTCCGTGGGAGGCAAGAATGCCTCGCTGGGGGAAATGTACTGTAATCTGAGTGCCCGGGGAATCGCGGTTCCCAATGGCTTCGCGACCACTGCTGCCGCTTATCGCCTGTTTATGTCGGAGACGGGTCTGGATCAGAAAATCAGAGAGATACTCGATGATCTGGATACCGCGAATATTTCCAATCTGCAGTCTCACGGCAGGGAAGTCCGTCAGGCGATCCTGGCTACTGAGATACCCGAGGAACTGCGTAAGGTAATATTTCAAGCCTATCGCAAGCTGAGCGCGGACATTGAAGGCGGCCTGGATGTCGCTGTGCGCAGTAGTGCGACTGCAGAGGACCTGCCCGATGCGAGCTTTGCGGGACAGCAGGAATCATATTTAAACGTGCACGGGGAGAGCAGTCTACTGGATACCTGCCGCCGCTGCTTTGCCTCGTTGTTTACTGACCGGGCCATTTCTTATCGGACGGAAAAAGGCTTTGATCACTTCGATATTGCCCTTTCGATCGGCATTCAGCGGATGGTTCGTTCTGATGAATCTGCTTCGGGAGTGATGTTCTCCATTGATACAGAAACCGGTTTTCGGCAGGCAGTTCTGATTAACGCTGCTTATGGCTTAGGAGAAAATGTCGTCCAGGGTAGTGTCAATCCAGACGAGTTTTATGTGTTTAAACCGACTCTGAAAGAGGGATTCAAGCCGATTCTTAAGAAAACACTGGGATCGAAAGAGTTCAAGCTGATCTACGATACCGGCGGGGAGAAAATGACTCGCAATGTCCCCGTGGATCCGGTCGATCGGAAACGGTTCGCCATCGACGACGAAGATATTCTCAATCTGGCACGCTGGGCCTGTCTCATCGAGGAACATTATTCAGAAGTCCGCGGGCATTTCTGTCCCATGGACATCGAATGGGCCAAAGATGGTCTGACCGATGAACTGTTTATTGTCCAGGCACGACCGGAAACCATTCATGGAGGCAAGGAACTCAAAGTCCTCAAAACATTTCATCTGAAAGAGCATGGCCACGTGCTGGCGACCGGGCATAGCGTGGGAGAGCGGATCGGACACGGGGTTGCCCGGGTCGTGGAAAGTGCTGAAAACCTGGATCAGGTTGAGGAAGGGGATGTGCTGGTGACCGACCGGACCGATCCGGACTGGGAACCAATCATGAAGAAGGCGTCCGCCATCGTGACCAATCGCGGAGGCCGGACCTGCCATGCTGCGATTATCAGTCGCGAACTGGGCGTTCCCGCGATCGTCGGGGCCGAAAATGCGACGACAGCGATTCCCTCCGGATCAATGGTCACCGTATCCTGTGCCGAGGGAGATACAGGGCAGGTCTATGATGGTCAACTGGATTACGAAGTTCAGGAAGTCGATCTGTCCGAACTCAAGCATCCGAAAACCAAAGTCATGATGATTGTGGGAAATCCCAATGAAGCATTCCGCCTGTCGATGCTGCCCAGCGAGGGGGTGGGGCTGGCACGGATGGAGTTCATCATCAACTCCTTCATTCGAATTCACCCCATGGCTTTGCTGGAGTACGACAAACTGGATGATCCGATACTCAAATCAGAGATCGATCGTCTGACGGCGTCTTATAGCGATAAGCCCGCTTTCTTCGTAGATACTCTGGCCCAGGGAGTCGGAATGATTGCAGGGGCCTTTTATCCTCGTGATGTCATCGTGCGAATGAGTGACTTCAAAACAAACGAATATGCAAATTTGATCGGGGGCGAGAAATATGAGCCGGAAGAAGAGAACCCGATGATCGGCTTCCGCGGTGCTTCCCGCTACTACCACCCGCGTTACCGCGACGCTTTCGGCCTCGAATGCCAGGCGATGCGTAAGGTTCGCGAAGAGATGGGGCTCAAGAATATGAAGCTGATGATTCCCTTCTGCCGGACTGTGGAAGAGGGCCGCAAGGTACTGGAAGTTATGGCGGACCATGGACTTAAGCGGGGCGAAGACGGGCTGGAAATTTACATCATGTGTGAAATTCCCAGTAACGTCATTCAGGCAGAAGCGTTTGCGGAAATCTTCGACGGGTTTTCGATCGGCTCCAACGATTTGACACAATTAACCCTCGGCGTCGATCGTGACTCAGAAGTAGTGGCACATATCTTTGATGAACGGGACCCGGCAGTCATGGATTCGCTGGCGACCGCGATTCAACGGGTAAAAGCGTCCGGAAGAAAAATTGGTATCTGTGGTCAGGCCCCCAGTGATTATCCGGAGATCGCCGCGTTCCTGGTAAAGCAGGGGATTGACAGTATTTCACTGAATCCCGATGCCGTGATGAAAACGGTCTCCCGCATTGTGGAAGTCGAAGCAGAACTGGATTCACAGGGTTCTGCTTCCCAGACCAGGAGCGATGTTACTGTGTGA
- a CDS encoding hemerythrin domain-containing protein gives MNKRKMMSEEGNTKKKDPHEHLQYLLDEHEQLLAHMKDLNRWWTELDEHGLPKFGEMGTRVAGFRDLLAKHFEDEEQEGYFKPLMDEEPGFCIMVPDFQKKHAVTLSRFDDFIDRLKQSQPPFKNWSEAMREFDSLMSDIREHENREIRLVQEAFEKSAGD, from the coding sequence ATGAATAAACGCAAAATGATGTCTGAAGAAGGAAACACCAAAAAGAAAGATCCCCATGAACACCTGCAATATCTGCTCGACGAGCATGAACAGCTTCTGGCTCACATGAAGGATCTGAATCGCTGGTGGACGGAACTGGATGAGCATGGCTTACCCAAATTTGGTGAAATGGGAACGCGTGTTGCCGGTTTTCGTGATTTACTGGCGAAGCATTTTGAGGACGAAGAGCAGGAAGGCTACTTCAAACCTTTGATGGATGAAGAGCCTGGTTTCTGCATCATGGTTCCCGACTTTCAGAAGAAGCATGCAGTGACCCTGTCACGCTTTGACGATTTTATTGATCGGCTCAAGCAGTCTCAGCCTCCCTTTAAAAACTGGAGCGAGGCCATGCGGGAGTTTGATAGTCTGATGTCAGACATTCGCGAACATGAGAACCGGGAAATCAGGCTCGTTCAGGAAGCCTTCGAAAAATCAGCCGGTGATTAA
- a CDS encoding zinc-dependent alcohol dehydrogenase family protein — protein sequence MKAMVLKQRAMISSEPLVCQDVPDPEPGPHEILIKVHCCAICRTDLHVIEGDLPAAKSPVIPGHQVVGSVIQTGADCQRFQIGDRVGIAWLRKTCGQCQFCQSGRENLCEQSLFTGYHADGGFAELAIVHEEYAYAIPDVFSHTEATPLLCAGIIGYRALSRSELQPGQRLGIYGFGSSAHVVIQIAQHRGCEVYVVTRGEKHRQLARSMGATWVGEYAEQMPKKVHSAIVFAPAGELVPPALKYLEKGGTLALAGIYMTDIPQLNYEESLFYERNLRSVTANTRQDGQHLLQEAAQIPIHPHLTTFTLEEANKALNLLKNDEINGTGVLVMDD from the coding sequence ATGAAAGCCATGGTCTTAAAACAGCGTGCGATGATCAGTTCCGAACCACTGGTCTGCCAGGATGTTCCCGATCCTGAACCGGGGCCACATGAGATCCTGATCAAGGTGCACTGCTGTGCGATCTGTCGCACCGATCTGCACGTGATTGAAGGGGATCTACCCGCAGCGAAATCCCCGGTGATTCCCGGACATCAGGTGGTCGGGAGTGTTATTCAGACTGGGGCCGATTGTCAGCGTTTCCAGATCGGAGACCGTGTTGGAATCGCCTGGCTCCGCAAGACCTGTGGCCAGTGTCAGTTCTGTCAGTCCGGCAGAGAGAATCTCTGTGAGCAGTCGCTGTTTACCGGTTATCACGCGGACGGCGGCTTCGCTGAACTGGCTATCGTGCATGAGGAGTATGCGTACGCGATTCCTGATGTTTTCAGTCATACAGAGGCGACACCGTTACTGTGTGCCGGCATCATTGGTTATCGCGCTCTGTCACGCAGCGAACTGCAGCCCGGCCAGCGATTGGGGATTTATGGATTTGGTTCGAGTGCCCATGTGGTGATTCAAATTGCGCAACATCGGGGCTGTGAAGTCTATGTGGTCACCCGGGGAGAGAAGCATCGACAACTCGCTCGGTCCATGGGGGCGACCTGGGTCGGGGAATATGCTGAGCAGATGCCGAAAAAAGTACATTCGGCAATTGTCTTTGCTCCCGCGGGAGAGCTGGTTCCTCCCGCTCTGAAGTACCTGGAAAAAGGGGGGACACTCGCACTGGCAGGAATCTACATGACGGACATTCCCCAACTGAATTATGAGGAGAGTCTCTTTTACGAACGCAACCTGCGTTCGGTCACCGCGAATACACGTCAGGACGGTCAGCATCTCCTGCAGGAAGCCGCACAGATTCCCATCCATCCACACCTCACCACATTTACGCTGGAAGAAGCGAACAAGGCGCTTAACCTGCTCAAAAACGATGAGATCAACGGTACCGGCGTACTGGTTATGGATGACTGA
- a CDS encoding sulfatase — protein sequence MRFVFTCVMICTFAFLQFSQADSIRAEEKKPPNVLFIAIDDLRTELGCYGHPHVQSPALDRLAAQGVLFTNHFVQVPTCGASRYALLTGRSPRNSGVTRSNQAFYRGKSALSAEKTAGAQTMPELFRRSGYQTTCIGKISHTADGRVFEYNGSGDGRDEVPHAWDELATPFGSWKRGWGIFFAYANGRSREDGSGIRDLMQFTVEKDEDLPDGLLAQEAITKLKAFKTGTQPFFLGLGFFKPHLPFVAPRQDWEAISQIEIPDAPHPEKTESSYWHKSGEFYSYNMEFPKTRPLARENRLQTRRGYLACVRYIDRQVGKVLTALEELGLSENTIVVVWGDHGWFLGDSALWAKHAPLERALNSTLIIRAPGVSQPGLKTAALVETIDLYPTLVDLCQPTFRKTEFPLDGVSLKPILTGQKSKVRDYAFSYWNSEVSVRDQSYRLTATFKKGRPSSVELYDVSESPDPVQNLAKEKTELVNQLLQAIPDAQSK from the coding sequence ATGCGCTTTGTTTTTACCTGTGTGATGATTTGCACTTTTGCGTTCTTACAATTTAGTCAGGCTGATTCCATTCGGGCTGAAGAGAAAAAGCCGCCCAATGTATTATTCATCGCCATTGATGATCTCCGTACGGAACTGGGCTGTTATGGTCATCCGCACGTGCAGAGTCCCGCGCTGGATCGGCTGGCAGCGCAGGGGGTCCTGTTCACAAATCACTTCGTACAGGTTCCCACCTGTGGCGCCTCTCGTTATGCCCTGTTGACCGGACGCAGTCCGAGAAATTCGGGAGTGACCCGCAGCAACCAGGCCTTCTATCGCGGTAAATCTGCACTTTCCGCAGAGAAGACGGCCGGGGCGCAAACCATGCCGGAACTGTTTCGCAGAAGCGGCTATCAGACGACCTGCATTGGTAAAATCTCACATACGGCCGATGGTCGCGTATTTGAATACAATGGCAGTGGTGATGGTCGAGACGAAGTTCCGCACGCATGGGATGAACTGGCGACGCCCTTCGGTTCCTGGAAGCGGGGTTGGGGAATCTTTTTTGCCTATGCAAATGGACGGAGCAGGGAAGACGGCAGCGGAATTCGGGATCTGATGCAGTTCACCGTCGAAAAGGATGAGGATCTGCCCGATGGATTGCTGGCACAGGAAGCAATCACAAAACTCAAAGCATTCAAGACCGGAACACAACCGTTCTTCCTGGGACTGGGGTTCTTCAAGCCGCATTTACCCTTTGTCGCGCCACGACAGGACTGGGAGGCGATTTCCCAGATCGAGATTCCTGATGCACCTCACCCTGAGAAAACGGAATCGAGCTACTGGCATAAAAGCGGGGAGTTCTACAGCTATAATATGGAGTTTCCCAAAACCCGACCGCTGGCCCGGGAAAACCGTTTACAGACCAGACGTGGCTATCTGGCCTGTGTGCGCTATATCGATCGCCAGGTGGGAAAGGTTCTCACTGCACTTGAGGAACTGGGCCTGAGTGAAAATACAATTGTTGTCGTCTGGGGAGACCATGGCTGGTTTCTGGGGGATTCTGCACTCTGGGCCAAGCATGCTCCACTGGAGCGGGCCTTGAACAGCACTCTGATTATCCGGGCACCGGGGGTATCACAACCGGGACTGAAAACAGCCGCTCTGGTCGAGACCATTGATTTGTATCCCACCCTGGTGGATCTTTGTCAGCCGACGTTCCGGAAAACCGAATTTCCACTGGATGGCGTCAGCCTCAAGCCGATTCTCACGGGGCAGAAAAGTAAGGTTCGCGATTATGCATTCAGCTACTGGAATTCTGAAGTCAGCGTGCGAGATCAGTCCTATCGACTGACGGCCACTTTTAAAAAAGGTCGGCCATCCAGTGTCGAGCTATATGATGTTTCCGAGTCTCCAGATCCTGTACAAAATCTGGCGAAAGAAAAAACGGAACTCGTGAATCAACTGCTGCAGGCGATACCGGACGCTCAGAGTAAATGA
- a CDS encoding sugar phosphate isomerase/epimerase family protein → MKFCLFSVSYAGFWGQQQLSLTEFIAQAAQTGYDSVMLMGKRPHLSPLDATPEQLESIKGALAEHQIQCAIIGGYTDFAGSSATEVPLLELQIQYVQQLSQIARELGAGTVRIFTAYDTPRMSPHALWGQVVSALQECCDRAAEYDVTLAVQNHHDVGVHSDALLELLHDIDRPNCKLGFDAWSPALRGENLYEAARKMAPHTAITTNADYIRLPRYSYQPELINYQKEEPDLVRAVKFGTGFIDYSAFFHGLKEGGFNGIATYEMCSPIRGGGSLENLNAYAAEYLTWMKTHLL, encoded by the coding sequence ATGAAGTTCTGCCTGTTTTCGGTGAGTTATGCCGGTTTCTGGGGTCAGCAACAACTCAGCCTGACGGAATTTATCGCTCAGGCTGCGCAAACCGGCTACGACTCTGTCATGCTCATGGGAAAACGGCCTCATCTGTCACCGCTGGATGCCACGCCTGAGCAGTTGGAGTCCATCAAAGGTGCGCTTGCAGAACATCAGATTCAGTGTGCGATCATCGGTGGCTACACAGATTTCGCAGGCTCTTCAGCCACAGAGGTTCCTCTTCTGGAACTGCAGATCCAATACGTTCAGCAACTCTCCCAGATCGCCCGGGAACTGGGAGCAGGCACCGTGCGGATCTTTACCGCCTACGATACACCCCGGATGAGTCCCCACGCGTTGTGGGGACAGGTGGTCTCGGCTCTGCAGGAATGTTGTGATCGGGCAGCCGAGTATGACGTCACGCTGGCAGTCCAGAATCATCACGATGTAGGTGTCCATTCTGATGCCCTGCTTGAACTGCTGCACGACATTGACCGACCAAACTGCAAGCTCGGATTTGATGCCTGGTCTCCTGCCCTGCGGGGGGAGAACCTGTATGAAGCAGCCCGGAAAATGGCACCCCACACCGCGATTACCACAAACGCAGATTACATCAGGCTACCGCGATATTCTTATCAACCCGAGCTGATCAATTACCAGAAAGAGGAACCCGATCTGGTCCGGGCCGTCAAATTTGGTACCGGTTTCATCGACTACTCCGCCTTCTTCCATGGTCTGAAAGAGGGGGGCTTCAATGGAATCGCCACCTATGAAATGTGCTCTCCCATCCGGGGCGGAGGCAGCCTGGAAAATCTGAATGCCTATGCTGCCGAGTATTTGACCTGGATGAAAACTCATTTACTCTGA
- the aroF gene encoding 3-deoxy-7-phosphoheptulonate synthase — MIVVMKPGATEEMVQAMVKRVEEMGLKAHVIVGEERTVIAAAGIKRDSHQEELESCAEVEKVVPIVAAYKVASKETKPEPTVVKTRDLTIGGSHVGVIAGPCSVESEEQILQVAHQVKAAGATGLRGGAFKPRTSPYSFQGMKEDGLKLLALAREETGLAVVTEVMTPHHVDLLCQYADVLQIGARNMQNYHLLQAVGETRLPVLLKRGPAASIEEFLLAAEYILDQGNQQVILCERGIRTFETHTRFTLPLATVPYLHERTHLPVVIDPSHGTGVASLVPPMCAAAIAAGCDGLILEVHPDPSRAMSDGAQSLTPQAFAETMETCRKVAAALGKELG; from the coding sequence ATGATTGTTGTAATGAAACCAGGCGCCACGGAAGAAATGGTTCAGGCCATGGTCAAACGGGTCGAGGAAATGGGCCTGAAGGCACACGTGATCGTTGGTGAAGAACGCACCGTCATCGCGGCTGCGGGCATCAAACGTGACAGCCATCAGGAAGAACTGGAATCCTGTGCAGAGGTCGAGAAAGTCGTCCCGATCGTAGCTGCCTACAAGGTTGCCAGTAAAGAGACGAAACCAGAGCCGACCGTCGTCAAAACCCGGGATCTGACTATCGGCGGTTCACACGTAGGTGTGATTGCCGGCCCCTGCTCGGTAGAAAGCGAAGAACAGATCCTGCAGGTCGCTCACCAGGTTAAGGCAGCTGGCGCGACGGGTCTTCGCGGGGGCGCATTCAAACCACGTACCAGCCCTTACTCTTTCCAGGGAATGAAAGAAGATGGCCTGAAGCTACTGGCCCTGGCTCGCGAAGAAACCGGACTGGCAGTCGTCACGGAAGTCATGACTCCACATCATGTCGACCTGCTCTGTCAATATGCTGACGTACTTCAAATCGGTGCCCGGAACATGCAGAATTACCACCTGCTGCAGGCCGTGGGTGAGACACGCCTCCCCGTGCTGTTAAAACGGGGTCCAGCCGCTTCCATCGAAGAGTTCCTGCTGGCTGCAGAATACATCCTCGATCAGGGAAATCAGCAGGTCATTCTCTGTGAACGCGGTATTCGTACTTTCGAAACCCACACCCGCTTCACGCTCCCTTTGGCAACAGTACCCTACCTGCATGAACGAACTCACTTGCCTGTCGTGATTGACCCGAGTCATGGAACCGGCGTTGCCAGCCTGGTGCCTCCCATGTGTGCCGCTGCTATCGCCGCGGGTTGCGATGGACTGATTCTGGAAGTTCACCCCGATCCATCACGGGCCATGAGCGATGGTGCCCAGTCCTTGACACCGCAGGCATTCGCCGAGACGATGGAAACCTGTCGTAAAGTCGCAGCTGCACTTGGAAAAGAGCTGGGATAA
- a CDS encoding DUF1080 domain-containing protein codes for MYKYFATFVSSSNASNYSFRLLLLSLIVAASTSTFAADKKQEAGSNRPAAKVNKSKEWISLFNGKNLEGWKSPQFGGEGEVHVEDGKMILEMGVDLTGATFTDAKKLPETNYELELEAMRVDGTDFFCGLTFPVKKDPCSFILGGWGGALCGLSSIDGDDASQNSTTTFQTLKKGEWYKVRLQVTDHKIQVWLNDKQIVDQNLKDRKISIRHEVELSRPFGITSFATTAALKNIRLRKLSPEEVAKTAPKK; via the coding sequence ATGTACAAATACTTCGCGACGTTCGTATCGAGTTCGAATGCTTCTAATTACAGTTTCCGTCTGCTCTTACTGAGTCTGATAGTAGCCGCTTCCACAAGCACTTTTGCTGCTGATAAGAAACAGGAAGCAGGCAGCAACAGACCGGCAGCCAAAGTCAATAAATCCAAAGAATGGATCTCCCTCTTTAACGGGAAAAACCTGGAAGGCTGGAAAAGTCCCCAATTCGGAGGGGAGGGTGAAGTCCACGTCGAAGACGGGAAAATGATCCTCGAAATGGGTGTCGATCTTACCGGCGCCACATTTACCGATGCCAAAAAGTTGCCTGAAACTAACTATGAACTCGAACTGGAAGCCATGCGTGTCGATGGCACCGATTTCTTCTGCGGGCTGACGTTTCCGGTCAAAAAAGATCCCTGCTCATTTATTCTCGGAGGCTGGGGGGGCGCACTGTGTGGTCTTTCCAGTATTGACGGCGACGATGCCTCACAGAACAGCACAACTACATTTCAGACCCTGAAAAAAGGGGAGTGGTATAAAGTGCGCCTGCAGGTCACCGATCATAAAATCCAGGTCTGGTTGAATGATAAGCAGATCGTGGATCAGAATCTGAAGGATCGCAAAATTTCAATCCGCCATGAGGTCGAACTTTCCCGCCCGTTCGGAATCACATCCTTCGCCACCACCGCCGCCTTGAAGAACATCCGCCTGAGGAAACTCTCTCCAGAAGAAGTCGCGAAAACGGCACCGAAAAAGTGA